One stretch of Cydia splendana unplaced genomic scaffold, ilCydSple1.2 scaffold_72_ctg1, whole genome shotgun sequence DNA includes these proteins:
- the LOC134805875 gene encoding uncharacterized protein LOC134805875, whose amino-acid sequence MVTGLNRAGKVLIDEKGAKPRACIVFNKNINFLPVAELCSEDTVAAYVNLKGRGALKVIVCSAYLPGEKQDPTEELTKVLEYAQAQKAELIVGCDANAHHTIWGSTNALANSNKVTLRWVPGHSDINGNEEADELARKGADTPLVGPEPFCGITKRDAYSLLSKLEKTRATEWWKFVKGQEHSKALIKGFNSRTAKELLGLKRHKTCAVTRILTGHCKLNKHMFQIGKKQDATCRFCQESEETAMHILCSCGPLMSKRSTYLGRHVVQPYEVQNITAQRIWNFLDATGISNEL is encoded by the exons ATGGTAACAGGACTCAACAGAGCAGGAAAGGTACTAATCGACGAAAAAGGTGCTAAACCGAGAGCCTGCATCGTATTTAACAAAAACATTAACTTCTTGCCTGTTGCAGAACTATGCAGTGAAGACACCGTAGCTGCCTATGTCAATCTCAAAGGGAGAGGAGCACTGAAGGTAATAGTTTGCTCCGCCTACCTGCCCGGAGAGAAGCAAGACCCCACAGAAGAACTGACTAAAGTGCTAGAGTACGCTCAGGCACAAAAGGCGGAACTTATTGTGGGGTGTGATGCCAACGCCCACCACACCATCTGGGGGAGCAC aaatgcactggctaaCTCAAACAAGGtcacacttagatgggtaccagggcactccgacattaacggaaacgaagaagcggacgaacttgctagaaagggcgcagacacacccctggtcggcccagaaccgttctgtggaatcacaaaacgggatgcatattctctgctcagcaagttagaaaaaacgagagcaaccgagtggtggaagttcgttaaaggacaagaacactcgaaagctctaatcaaagggttcaacagcagaactgctaaggagcttttaggactcaaaaggcacaaaacctgcgcggtgaccagaatactgactggacactgtaaGTTGAataaacatatgtttcaaattgggaagaaacaagatgcgacatgcaggttctgtcaggagtcagaggagactgcaatgcacattctctgctcttgtggaccactaatgtcaaaaagaagtacctacctagggcgacacgtagtgcaaccctatgaggtacagaacattacggcccaaagaatctggaactttctggatgcaacgggcattagtaatgaactttaa